CCACGCTGACCGGCTGCCAGGGGGTCAACGGCGGCGGGTGGGCGCACTACGTCGGGCAGGAGAAGTGCCGGCCGGTCACCGGCTGGTCGCAGCTGGCGTTCGGGCTGGACTGGTCCCGCCCGCCCCGGCAGATGATCCAGACCGCCTACTGGTACCTGCACACCGACCAGTTCCGCTACGACGCCTTCGGCGCGGACACCCTGGCCGCGGCCACCGCCGGCGGGCAGCTGGCCGGCAAGACCACCGCCGACGTCATCGCGCAGGCAGCCCGGCTGGGCTGGATGCCGTCGTACCCGACGTTCGACCGCAACCCGCTGGACCTGGCCGACGACGCCGAGCGCGCCGGGAAACCGGCAGGCGAGCACGTGGTCGCGGAGCTGAAGGCCGGGAACCTGCGGTTCGCCTGCGAAGACCCGGACGCGCCGGAGAACTTCCCGCGCGTGCTGAGCATCTGGCGGGCGAACCTGCTCGGTTCGTCGGCCAAGGGCAACGAGTACTTCCTCAAGCACCTGCTGGGCACCGACTCCTCGGTCCGCGCGGCGGAAACCCCGCCCGGGGCCCGGCCGAAGGACGTGGTGTGGCACGAGGAGGCGCCGGCGGGGAAGCTGGACCTGCTGCTGACGCTGGACTTCCGGATGACCAGCACCACCGTCTTCTCCGACGTCGTGCTGCCCGCGGCGACCTGGTACGAGAAGCACGACCTCAACACCACCGACATGCACCCGTTCGTGCATTCGTTCAACCCGGCGATCGCGCCCCCGTGGCAGACCCGCACCGACTGGGCCGCGTTCCAGGCCATCGCCGACGTCTTCAGCCGGCTCGCCGAAACCCACCTCGGCGTGCGCAAGGACGTCGTCGCGGTGCCGCTGCTGCACGACACCCCCGACGAGCTGGCGACCCCGCACGGGCGGGTGCGCGACTGGAAGACCGGCGAGTGCGAACCGGTCCCCGGGGTCACCCTGCCGAAGCTCGTCGTGGTGGAACGCGACTACGGCGCGGTCGCGGCGAAGATGCGGGCCCTGGGACCGCTCGCGGAGGAACTCGGCGCCACCACCAAGGGGGTCACCTTCGACGTCGGCCGCGAGGTCGAGTACCTGCGGCACAAGAACGGCGCGATCCGCGGCGGCCCCGCCGACGGGCGTCCGTCGCTGGTGCGGGACGTGCACGCCTGCGAGGCGATCCTCGCGCTGTCCGGCACCACGAACGGGCACCTCGCGACGCAGGGCTTCCGCACCCTCGAACAACGCACGGGCACGCGGCTGGCGGACCTGGCCGCCGAGCACGAGGGCAAGCAGATCACCTTCGCCGACACCCAGTCCGCGCCGGTCCCGGTGATCACCTCGCCGGAGTGGTCCGGCAGCGAAACGGGCGGCCGCCGCTATTCGCCGTTCACCATCAACGTCGAACGCCGCAAACCGTGGCACACCCTCACCGGGCGGCAGCACTTCTACCTCGACCACGACTGGATGACCGAGCTGGGCGAAGGGCTGCCGGTGTTCCGGCCCCCGCTGGACATGACCGCCCTGTTCGGCGAGCCCCGCATCGGCGAACAGACCGAACTCGGCGTCACCGTCCGGTACCTCACCCCGCACAGCAAGTGGTCGATCCACTCCGAGTACCAGGACAACCTGTTCATGCTCAGCCTGTCCCGGGGCGGCCCCACGATCTGGATGTCCACCCAGGACGCCGGCAAGGCCGGGATCGCCGACAACGACTGGATCGAGGCGGTCAACCGCAACGGCGTCGTCGTCGCCCGGGCGATCGTGTCGCACCGGATGCCCGAGGGCACCGTCTACATGCACCACGCCCAGGACCGCCTGATCGACGTGCCCCGCGCGGAGACGTCCGGGAAACGCGGCGGCATCCACAACTCGCTGACCCGGCTGCTGATCAAGCCGTCGCACCTCATCGGCGGCTACGCGCAGCTGTCGTTCGCCTTCAACTACCTCGGCCCGACCGGCAACCAGCGCGACGAAGTGACGATCATCCGCCGCCGGAACCAGGAGGTGACCTACTGATGCGCGTCATGGCCCAGATGGCGATGGTGATGAACCTCGACAAGTGCATCGGCTGCCACACCTGCTCGGTCACCTGCAAACAGGCCTGGACCAACCGCTCCGGCGTCGAGTACGTCTGGTTCAACAACGTCGAAACCCGCCCCGGGCAGGGGTATCCGCGCACGTACGAGGACCAGGAACGCTGGCGCGGCGGCTGGACGCTCGGCCGCCGGGGCCGGTTGAAGCTCACGGGCGGGGGCCGGCTGCGCAAGCTGCTGACCATCTTCAGCAACCCCAAGCTGCCCTCGATCGACGACTACTACGAGCCCTGGACCTACGACTACGAGAACCTCACCACCGCACCGCGGCAGGAGCACACGCCGGTCGCCCGGCCGAAATCGCTGATCAGCGGCAAGGACATGAAGATCTCCTGGTCGGCCAACTGGGACGACGACCTCGGCGGCGCGCCCGAGCACGGCAGCAAGGACCCGCTGCTGAAGAACCTCGCCGACAAGGTGAAGTTCGAGTTCGAGCAGACGTTCATGTTCTACCTGCCGCGGATCTGCGAACACTGCCTCAACCCCTCCTGCGCCGCGTCCTGCCCCTCGGGGGCGATCTACAAGCGCAGCGAGGACGGCATCGTGCTGGTCGACCAGGACCGCTGCCGCGGCTGGCGGATGTGCGTGTCCGGCTGCCCGTACAAGAAGGTCTACTTCAACCACCGCACCGGCAAAGCCGAGAAGTGCACGTTCTGCTTTCCCCGCATCGAAGTGGGTCTGCCGACGGTCTGCGCCGAAACGTGCGTCGGCCGGCTGCGCTACATCGGCCTCGTGCTCTACGACGCCGACAAGGTTCTCGAAGCAGCGTCCACTCCGGACGAACACGACCTCTACGACGCCCAGTGCGACGTCCTGCTCGATCCGGAAGACCGGCAGGTGCAACACGAAGCCGAACGCGCGGGCATACCGCTGGACTGGATCGAGGCCGCGCGCCGGTCGCCGATCCACGCGCTCATCAACACCTACCGGGTGGCGTTGCCGCTGCACCCGGAATACCGCACCATGCCGATGGTCTGGTACATCCCGCCGCTGTCGCCAGTCGTCGACATCGTGCGCGACACCGGCCACGACGCCGAAGACCACGGCAACCTCTTCGCCGCGATCGACGCGCTGCGCATCCCGGTGGAATACCTCGCCGAGCTGTTCACCGCGGGCGACGTCGAGCCGGTCAACGCAGTGCTGCGACGGCTGGCCGCGATGCGCAGCTACATGCGCGACATCAACCTCGGCCGCGAACCCCAGGAGGCCATCGCCGAAAAGGTCGGCATGACCGGGGAACAGGTCTACGACATGTACCGGCTGCTGGCGCTGGCCAAGTACGACGAGCGCTACGTCATCCCGCCCGCGCACGCCGAGCAGGCCCACGGTCTCGAGGAACTCGCCACCGAGTGCAGCCTCGACTACGAAGGCGGTCCCGGCATGACCGGCTCCGGCCCGTTCGGCGAAAGCTCCGGCGGCCCGTCCCCGATCGCGGTGGAGAACTTCCGCATGCTGCGCGACCGCCAGACCACCGACACCCTCGCCGCGCCCGTGGACAAGGGCCGCCGGGTCAACCTCCTCAACTGGGACGGCAAGGGCCGCCCGGACGGCCTCTTCCCGCCCCGCGACCGGCCCGGCGGCGGCGATCCGGCGGGGGAGGTGGAGCCGAAACCATGACCGTCACCGACCGCCACCGCGCCACGGCCTGGCAAGTGCAGTCCGTGTTGCTGAGCTACCCCGACGAACTGCTGCTCGAACGCGTCCCGCTGCTGCGGGCCGCGACCGGGACGTTGCCGGCTTCGCTCGCCGGGCCGCTGGCGACGTTCCTCGGCCACGTGACCGCCACGCCGCTCGCCGGGCTCGCCGCCGACTACGTCGCGACGTTCGACCACCGGAAGCGGTTCAGCCCCTACCTCACGTACTTCGCCTACGGCGACACGCGCAAGCGGGGGATGGCACTGCTGCGGTTCAAGCACGCCTACCGCGCCGCCGGCCTGCGGCTCGACGACAGCGAACTGCCCGACCACCTCGCCGTCGTCCTCGAATTCGCCGCCGCCGGAAACGCCGAGACGGGCGTGCGGCTGCTCACCGAACACCGGGCCGGCCTCGAACTCATGCGGCTCGGCCTGCACGAGACCGGGTCGCCGTGGGCGGCCGTGCTGGACTCCGTCTCCGCCACCCTGCCGCCGCTGAACGGCCGTGACCACGACGCCGTCGCGCGGCTGGCCGCCGAAGGGCCGCCCGAGGAAGAAGTCGGCCTCGCCCCCTTCGCCCCGCCCGAGTACATGCCCGATCCCGAAGGAGCCCGTCGATGAGCACGCAGCTCCTCGCCGAAGCCGCCGAGACCCCGGTGAGCGCCCTGGACATCGTGCTGTGGGTCGCCGTGCCCTACATGTCCATCGCGGTCTTCGTGGTCGGGCACTACTGGCGCTACCGCTACGACAAGTTCGGCTGGACCACCCGCTCTTCCCAGCTCTACGAGAACCGGCTGCTGCGCATGGGCAGCCCGCTGTTCCACTTCGGCATCCTGCTCGTCGCGCTCGGCCACGTCGGCGGCCTGCTGATCCCGAAGTCCTGGACCGAAGCCCTTGGCATCAGCGAGACCGCCTACCACGTCATGGCCGTCACGCTCGGCGTGCTCGCCGGGTTCTGCACCCTCGCCGGCGCGGCCATCCTCGTTTACCGCCGCCGCACCGTCGGGCCCGTCTTCTCCGCCACCACCCGCAACGACAAGGTCATGTACGTCCTGCTGGTCGGCACCATCCTGCTCGGGCTCGGGACCACCGTGCTCGGCAACCTCACCGGTCACCCGCACGACTACCGCGAAACCGTCGCTCCCTGGTTCCGGTCGATCTTCGCCTTCCAGCCGCGGACGTCCCTGATGCTCGAAGCCCCCCTCGGGTTCCGGCTGCACGTCCTGGCCGCCTGGGCGCTGTTCGCGTTCTGGCCGTTCAGCCGCCTCGTGCACGTGTTCTCGATGCCGCTGGGTTACCTCACCCGGCCCTATATCGTCTACCGCAGCCGGGACATCCGGCTCGGTGCCCGCAAGCCCCGCCGCGGCTGGGAACGCGTCAACTGACGATCTCCCCCGTTCGCTGCACCGGGTGACTGGACATCCGGGCGGCGCCGGTGTCCGAATGAACTCTGGACCGAAGCAGGCGACACCGTCGATCGAGGGTGGTACGCGATGGTCGACACAACTCCGATCAGGCCCAGGCCGGTGCCGGGCTCGCTCCGCGAAGCGCGGTCCGGCCGCAAGGGCGCTCTGCTCGTCCGGGTGGCGCACACCACCGATCCGAAGCTGATCGGGATCATGTACACGGTGACGGCGTTCGCGTTCTTCCCGGCCGCGATCTCATGGCGCTGCTGATGCACGGGGAACTCGCCCGACCGGGGCTGCAGTCGCGGCGGTGAGGATCGGGAATGCCGGCAGGATGAGGATGGCGGTGAACAGGATGTTCCAGGTGAACAGCGGCATCCGCCACATCGTCATCCCGGGTGCGCGCAGGCAGACGATCGTGGTGATCATGTTGACCGCGCCGAGGATGGTGCCGAGCCCGGACACGATCAGGCCCATGATCCACAGGTCGCCGCCGACGCCTGGGGAGTGGATGGCGTTGGACAGCGGTGTGTAGGCCGTCCAGCCGAAGTCGGGCGCGCCGCCCGGGGTGAGGAACGAGCTGATCACGATCAGCCCGCCGAACAGGTAGAGCCAGTAGGCGAAGCCGTTGAGCCGCGGGAAGGCGACGTCGGGCGCGCCGATCTGCAGCGGCAGGATGTAGTTGGCGAACCCGAAGAGGTTCGGGGTGGCGTAGAGCAGCAGCATGATCGTGCCGTGCATGGTGAAAAGCTGGTTGTACTGCTCGGGCGAGAGGAACTGCAGGCCGGGGCGGGCCAGTTCGGTTGCCGCCGTCATCGATGCCTCGATTCGATGTGCGGGGGCGCGGCGGTGAGCCGATGTGACGTTTCGAGCAGCAGGGCGTGCACGAATGCCTGGGGCAGGTTGCCGCGCAGTTGTCGTTGCCGGACGTCGTACTCTTCGGCCAGCAGACCGGGTGGGCCGCAGGCGGCGCGGTTGCGTTCGAACCAGCGGAACGCCTCGACGTGGTGGCCTTGGTGCCATTCGGCCAGCGACATGACGAAGCCGCACAGGAGAAAGGCGCCTTCGGCGTCACCCAGGGGCCGGTCGTCCGGGGCGAAGCGGTAGGCGTAGCCGTCTTCGCACAGGTCGGACCGGACGGCCGCGAGGGTCGCGGTCGTGCGGGGGTCGTCGGCCGGCAGGGCTCCGCGGACCGGCGGCAGCAGGAGCGCGGCGTCGGTGCCGGGGAGGTTCGGGGTTCGCTCCCAGGCGCCGCGTCGGCCGATGCAGCGGCGGGTGGTTTCGGCGAGGAGCTTGTCGGCCAGGCCGGACAGTTCGGCGCCGCGGTGCGCGGTGTGGTGCGGGGCGATCGCGCGGAGTCCGGCGACGCAGGCGAGGCGGGAGTGGCTCCACCAGTCGTCGTGCAGCTCCCACACCCCGGCCTCGGGTTGGTCCCAGCGGCGGGTGATCAGATCGACGCAGAGGTCGATCGCGGGTTCGACGTCGGCGGTGAGGTGGTCGTGGCGGGCCGCGGCCGCGTAGAGCTGCAGCATTTCGCCGAGGGTGTCGAGCTGGAACTGGCCGTTGACGTGGTTGCCCACGACCGGGTTCCCGCCGGGGTAGCCGGGCAGGTGCAGGGTGGTTTCGTCGGGTGGCGGGGTGCCGTCGGGTCGGTAGGCGGGCAGCAGCTTGTCCCCGTGTTCGAGGACGCGGGCGGCGGTGAAGGCGACGGCGTCGTCGAGCAGCGGGTGTGCTTCGGCGATCGAGGCGGCGATTCCGGCGTAGCACTGATCGCGCAGCCACACGTAGCGGTAGTCGTAGTTGCGGCCGGCCTCGGCGCGTTCGGGCAGGCCCATCGTGGCGGCGGCGACCATGCCGCCGCCGTGGGTGGTCAGGCCGCGGAGTACGGCGTACGCGTGTCCGGCGTCTCGTGGCGCGACGGTGTCCTCGAGCCTGGGAACGGCCGTGTGCCAGGCGTGCTCGGTCGCGGCCCACAGCTTGCCGGCTTCGGGAGGGGGTGGCAGTCGCCGGTCGCTGATCTCCAGGACCAGGTCGTGCCGGGTACCGCCGGGCACGGTCAGCTCGAAGCCGAGCCGGCCCTGATCGTCGGGGCGGGCGGCCGCAGCGCCGGACCAGCGGATCCGCAGGTCACCGGTGCGGGCGGTCCAGGCGCCCTCGTCGAGGGCGAGTTCGCGCATCGATCGGCTGCCGAACGCGTCCCGCAGATCCAGCTGGACGTGCATCCGGACGTCTCGCTCGACGGCCTCGATGCGGCGGAGGAGCACAACGCGCCGGGGATCGGCGGGGTAGGCGAGCGCGTCGCGGCATTCCACCACGGTGTCCGTGCTGACCCATCGGCTGCGCCAGATCAGCGTGTCCGGCTCGTAGTAGCCACCCCAGACGCAGGTGGCCGCCGGGCTGACCGAGTAGGCGCCGCGGCCGCCGATCAAGGAGGAGAACACGGCGCTGTCGGACCAGCCGGGGGCGCAGAGCCACGCGATGTCACCGCGGGGGCCGCACAGTGCGCCGCGTTCGCCGTCGGCCAGCAACGCGTATTCGCGCAGGACGTGCGGTGGGAAGTCCTGCCAGGCACTCATGATCGGGTTCGCCGCCACAGGGCGAGTGCCGTCGCGGCGAGCGCGCTTCCGCCCGCGGCGAGCAGGCCGTGGTGCTGGCTGGCCCAAAGCTGGAGGCTGCGCGGCGAGGACTTGGCGTCGAACTCACCGTGGGCGCCGAAGTCGTGACCACGTGGACCGTCGGCGGGGTGCCACAGGTTCGCCGGCTGGTCGGCCGGCTTGGGGTGGGCGGTCTGCTGGGACCGCAGGCCGGTGTCGGCGAGGTAGCGGTCGAGGACGCCCGGGGCGACGGCGTTGGCGATCAGGGTGCCGACGGTGCTGCCACCGACCCAGTATTCGCGCCGGCGCGGGTGGTCGGCGGCGTACAGGACAGCACGGGCGGCGACCTCGGGCTGGTAGATCGGCGGGACGGGCTGGGCGTGGTGCGGCAGCCGGGAGAGCACCCAGGAGAACTGCGGGGTGTTGACCGCGGGCATCTGCACCATCGTGACGCGGACCTTGCTGCGTTCGGACAGCAGTTCGCAGCGCAGGGACTCGTGGAAGCCTTGGACCGCGTGCTTGGCACCGCAGTAGGCGGTCTGCAGCGGGATGCCGCGGTAGGCCAGCGCCGAGCCGACCTGCACGACCGTGCCGTGGTCGCGGGGTTTCATCCGGTCGAGTGCGGCCATGGTGCCGTAGACGTAGCCGAGGTAGCTGACCTCGGTGACGCGGCGGAACTCCTCGGGCCGGATGTCGGCGAAGCGGGCGAACACCGAGGTGAACGCGACGTTGACCCACACGTCGATCGGCCCGAGCTCCTCCTCGACCCGGTCGGCGGCGGCGTCGACCTGCTCGACGTCGGCGACGTCGGTGGGGAGGGCGAGCGCGGTACCGCCGGCGGCGCGGATGTCGTCGGCGGCCGCCTTCAGGCCTTTCTCGCCGCGCGCGAGGAGCGCGACGCGGGCGTGCCGGGCGCCGAACGCGCGGGCCACGGCGCGGCCGATCCCGCCGCTGGCGCCGGTCACGACGACCACTTGGTTCCGGGTGTCTGTCATAGGATTCCTCTCTACCGAGCGGTGCGGGCGGCGATCGCCCAGGTGGCGGCACCGGCGGCGCTCGTCAGGGCGAAGGTCCGCCATCGGGGTGCCGCGGCGGCCAGTCCGAGCATGCTCACGCCGTGCGCGGCGTCGATGGTCCACATCCACCGGGTGCTGTCCGGTTTCGCCAGCGTGACGGCCGCCTGGACCACGTGGCGCACGCCCAGCGCGGTCCCGACCTGTGCTTGCTCCCGTCGCTCCCGGAACACCGTCCGGGAAGCGGCCAGCAGGATGCCTCCCCACACCGCGCGCAGGGCGGCGACCTGCCGGGCCCTCATCGCGTCCTCCGCCGTGCGAGGCGACGCGCGGCGATCCCGGCGGCGGTGGCGCCGATCGCGAGGCCGGCGAGCAGCGCGCCACGCCGGGATGGCGCCGGGGGGACCGGGTCGTCGTCCAACCCGGTGGCGAGCAGTTCGGCGAGGTGGACGCCTTCGCGGTCGTTGCTGTCGAGCTGGTGGATCTGGGTGCGGCAGCTGAAGCCGTCGGCCAGGACGACCGTGTCGCCGTCGGCCTCACGCACGCGGGGGAGCAGAACGCGCTCGGCGCAGGCTTCGCTGACCTCGAGGTGGCCTTTCTCGAAGCCGAAGTTGCCGGCCAAGCCGCAGCACCCCGAGTCGAGGTGCTCGGCAACAACACCGGCGGACTTCAGCAATTGCCGGTCGGCGTCCCAGCCCATGATCGCGTGCTGGTGGCAGTGGACCTGCGCGATCGCCTTCGCGTCCAGCTGCGGCGGCCGGTAGCCGGGGGAGCGTTCGGTGAGCAGCTCGGCGAGGGTGACGGTCTGCTCGCGCAGCCGCCGGACGTCCTGGTCGCCGGGGAACAGGTCGAAGGCGTCGGAGCGGAAGACCGCGGTGCAGCTCGGTTCCAAGCCGACGATGAGCCCGCCGTCCCGCAAGTGCGGGGCCAGTTCCCGCACGGTGCGGGCGAGGATGTGCTTGGCGGTGCCGAGCTGGCCGGTGGAGATCCAGGTCAGGGCACAGCAGACCGGGTTCGCCGGCATGGTGACCCGCCACCCGGCGTCCTCCATGATCCGCACGGCCGCCTGGCCGACGTGCGGGTGGAAGGAATTGGTGAAGGTGTCCGGCCACAGCAGCACCGTGCCGCGCGCACCGGTGCCGCGGGGCGCGCGGCGGGAGAACCACTGCTGCAGCGTTTCTCCGGCGAACAGCGGGATCTCGCGATTCTCGACTCCCGCGGCCAACGTGGCGAGCCGGGCCGGCCCAGGGGTGTGCGTCAGCGCGTTGACCAGCTTCCCGGCGCGGAGCTTGCCGACGACCTGGGCGACGGCGGGCAGCCAGCCCATCGTGAAGTCCGAGCGCGGCCGTCGCCACGGACGGCCTTCGTAGTGGTGGGACAGGAACTCCGCCTTGTACGTCGCCATGTCCACATTGGCCGGACAGTCGGTCTTGCATCCCTTGCAGGACAGGCAGAGATCGAGAGCGTCGCGGACTTCGGTCGACCGCCAGCCATCGCCGACGGGGCTGTCGCCGTGCCCGTCGAGCATCTCGAACAGCAGCCGCGCCCGGCCGCGGGTGGAATGCTCTTCTTCGCCGGTGACCTGGTAGGAGGGGCACATGACCTCGCCGCCGCTGGTGGTGTGCTGCCGGCAGCGCCCGACCCCGACGCAGCGATTGGCGGCCTGGGCGAAGGAGCCTCCGTCGTCGGGGAACCGGAAGTGCAGGCCTTGCGGGTCGGCCGGCGCCCAGCTGCCGCCGAGGCGCAGGTTCTCGTCGAGGCGGTAGGGGGCGACGACCTTGCCGGGGTTCATCCGGTCGTCCGGGTCGAAGATCGCCTTCAGCCGCCCGAACGCCGTGACGATCTCGGTACCGAACATCTTCGGCAGAAGCTCGCCCCGGGACTGGCCGTCGCCGTGCTCGCCGGAGAAGGAACCGCCGAACTCGGCGACGAGGTCGGCCGCGCGTTCCATGAACCGGCGGTAGGTCGCGACGCCGTCGGCGCTGTAGAGGTCGAACGGGATGCGGGTGTGCACGCAGCCCTGTCCGAAGTGGCCGTAGAGGCTGGGCCCGGTGTCGCCGGCGTAGCCGAACTCCTCGTACAGCCGTGTGAGCCGCCGCAGGTAGTCCCCGAGCCGTTCCGGGGCGACGGCGGAATCCTCCCAGCCTTCGAAGGTGTCGCGTTTGCCGGGCAGGTGCGCGGTGGCGCCGAGCCCGGCTTCGCGGACCTGCCACAGCTCGTTCTCGCGAGCCGGGTCGTCGAGGAACTCGACGTCGGCCTCGTGCTCGGTGTCGTGCAGCGCCTCGAGCATCGTGTGTGCCTGCCGGTCGGCCTCGTCGTGCGTGGACGCGGCGAACTGGACCATCAGGAACGCGCGCCCCTGCGGCAGCTCGGAAAGCGCCTGCGGGTTCATGCCCTTGATCTGCTGGTCCCGGATCAGCTTGTGGTCGACGCCTTCGAGCGCGACCGGTTCGTGCGGGAGGATGGCCGGCACGGCGTCGGCGGCGGTCGCGATGTCCGGGTAGCCCAGCACGACGAGCGTGCGTTCGGGCAGCACCGGGACGAGCTTCAGCTCGGCGCGCAGCACGGTGACCAATGTGGATTCGGAGCCGACGAGCAGCCCGGCGACGTCGAACTGGTGTTCCGGCAGCAGGGAATCCAGGTTGTAGCCGGAGACGCGGCGCGGGATGTCGGGGAACCGGCGGCGGATCTCCTCGGCGTACTCGTCGCGCAGCCGGCGCAGCCGGCGGTAGATCGCGGCGCGCGGGTCGCCGTGGCGTTCGATCTCGGTGTACTCCTCGTCGGTGGTCTCGCCGCACCAGAACCGGGTGCCGTCGGCCAGGAGGACTTCCAGGCGGGCGATGTTGTCGACGACCTTGCCGGTGCGCTGGGCGGTGGCGCCGCAGGAGTTGTTGCCGATCATCCCGCCGAGGGTGCAGTTCATGTGCGTGGCCGGTTCCGGCCCGTAGCGCAGGCCGGTGTCGGCGAGCTGCCGGTTCAGCTCGTCGAGCACGATGCCCGGTTGCACGACGCAAGTGCGCGCTTCGGCGTCGACGGACTCCAGTGTCGTGCAGTACTTCGACCAGTCGAGCACCACGGCGGTGTTGGTGCACTGCCCGGCCAGGCTCGTCCCGCCGCCGCGGGACAGCACCGGCGCGCCGAAGTCGCGTGCGACGGCGAGCGCTTCGGCCGCGTCCTCGGGCGTGCGGGGCACGACGACGCCGAGGGGGACCTGCCGGAAGTTCGAGGCATCGGTCGAGTAGGCGGCACGGGAACCCGGATCGAACCGGACTTCACCCCGGACGCGATCCCGCAGCGCGCCGGTGAGGGCGGCGAGGTCGATGTCGGGACGTTCCGGGCGCCGGATCACCGGGGCGGGCAGCTCCACCTGGGTCACGGATTCCTCCTTCGGATCGAGTACTCGGCCGCGGCGTCGGCCCGGAAGGTGAGTCCGTGGCCGGGTGCGGACACCGAGGGGCTGACGGTGCCGCCGGTGGGGTCGAGGCAGCCGTCGAAGAACAGCCGCTCGATGCGGTCGTGGTCGGCGAACCATTCGATGTGC
This genomic window from Amycolatopsis mongoliensis contains:
- a CDS encoding FAD-binding and (Fe-S)-binding domain-containing protein, whose amino-acid sequence is MTQVELPAPVIRRPERPDIDLAALTGALRDRVRGEVRFDPGSRAAYSTDASNFRQVPLGVVVPRTPEDAAEALAVARDFGAPVLSRGGGTSLAGQCTNTAVVLDWSKYCTTLESVDAEARTCVVQPGIVLDELNRQLADTGLRYGPEPATHMNCTLGGMIGNNSCGATAQRTGKVVDNIARLEVLLADGTRFWCGETTDEEYTEIERHGDPRAAIYRRLRRLRDEYAEEIRRRFPDIPRRVSGYNLDSLLPEHQFDVAGLLVGSESTLVTVLRAELKLVPVLPERTLVVLGYPDIATAADAVPAILPHEPVALEGVDHKLIRDQQIKGMNPQALSELPQGRAFLMVQFAASTHDEADRQAHTMLEALHDTEHEADVEFLDDPARENELWQVREAGLGATAHLPGKRDTFEGWEDSAVAPERLGDYLRRLTRLYEEFGYAGDTGPSLYGHFGQGCVHTRIPFDLYSADGVATYRRFMERAADLVAEFGGSFSGEHGDGQSRGELLPKMFGTEIVTAFGRLKAIFDPDDRMNPGKVVAPYRLDENLRLGGSWAPADPQGLHFRFPDDGGSFAQAANRCVGVGRCRQHTTSGGEVMCPSYQVTGEEEHSTRGRARLLFEMLDGHGDSPVGDGWRSTEVRDALDLCLSCKGCKTDCPANVDMATYKAEFLSHHYEGRPWRRPRSDFTMGWLPAVAQVVGKLRAGKLVNALTHTPGPARLATLAAGVENREIPLFAGETLQQWFSRRAPRGTGARGTVLLWPDTFTNSFHPHVGQAAVRIMEDAGWRVTMPANPVCCALTWISTGQLGTAKHILARTVRELAPHLRDGGLIVGLEPSCTAVFRSDAFDLFPGDQDVRRLREQTVTLAELLTERSPGYRPPQLDAKAIAQVHCHQHAIMGWDADRQLLKSAGVVAEHLDSGCCGLAGNFGFEKGHLEVSEACAERVLLPRVREADGDTVVLADGFSCRTQIHQLDSNDREGVHLAELLATGLDDDPVPPAPSRRGALLAGLAIGATAAGIAARRLARRRTR